From Apium graveolens cultivar Ventura chromosome 9, ASM990537v1, whole genome shotgun sequence, the proteins below share one genomic window:
- the LOC141684778 gene encoding transcription termination factor MTERF5, chloroplastic encodes MEASIFIHFLELSSLPRSTISLPRTRISFPRRHFSCSAKYDGSFNLRVVPSNLLAAEKEEAKAVLTLFLKKQGLTNAAASRTINKSDLFIDHLISRLHSVHKSRYLVGRELTTLEIREALSPYLDVLAEEYGDILINVVENFPSAPDKEHCDESLPKSTVKESSETISPPTAPLDSKKLKALARVSNLGPSGKLPPHIVYLVDLGMELKTIKEVIRKFPAFAYYSLEGKIKPVVEFLIELGVPKSDIPIILTKRPQLCGISLSENLIPTMTFLENLGVDKRQWAKVIYRFPALLTYSRPKLTATVDFLYEMGLSAESVSKTLTRCPNIISYSVEDKLRPTAEYFGSLGVDVALLLARAPQTFGLSIEGNLKPVTEFFLGMGYTIEDIRTMISRYGALYTFSLKENVIPKWEFFLTTGYPKYELVKFPQYFGYSLEERIKPRYAIVKDRGVKLLLNQVLSLSDIEFHKVLKRKSEKLLSD; translated from the exons ATGGAAGCTTCCATTTTTATCCATTTCTTGGAGCTTTCTTCCTTACCCAGATCAACTATATCATTACCCAg GACTCGTATCTCATTTCCTCGAAGACACTTTTCATGCAGCGCAAAGTATG ATGGGTCTTTCAACTTGAGGGTCGTCCCTTCGAATTTGCTAGCTGCAGAAAAGGAGGAGGCCAAGGCTGTGTTAACTTTATTCTTAAAGAAACAAGGTCTGACCAATGCAGCAGCATCAAGAACTATCAACAAGTCGGATCTTTTCATTGACCACCTTATCTCCAGGCTTCACTCTGTTCATAAATCTCGGTATCTAGTAG GAAGGGAGCTTACAACTTTGGAGATTAGGGAAGCTCTTTCTCCTTATCTTGATGTTCTTGCTGAGGAGTATGGAGATATCTTGATAAATGTTGTAGAAAACTTTCCCAGTGCACCTGATAAAGAACACTGCGATGAAAGCTTACCAAAATCAACCGTCAAAGAGAGCTCAGAGACTATATCTCCACCCACTGCCCCTTTGGACTCAAAGAAGCTTAAAGCTTTGGCCCGGGTTAGTAATTTGGGCCCATCTGGGAAGCTCCCCCCACATATTGTTTACCTTGTTGATCTTGGCATGGAACTTAAAACAATAAAGGAGGTGATCCGCAAGTTCCCTGCTTTTGCCTATTACAGCTTGGAAGGAAAAATCAAGCCAGTTGTTGAGTTTCTTATTGAACTTGGTGTACCAAAATCAGATATTCCTATTATACTAACTAAAAGACCTCAACTTTGTGGAATCAGTCTCTCTGAAAATCTCATTCCTACTATGACATTTCTGGAGAATTTAGGAGTGGATAAGCGACAGTGGGCAAAAGTGATTTACCGCTTTCCTGCACTTCTCACCTATAGCAGACCAAAACTGACAGCAACTGTTGATTTTCTGTATGAAATGGGTCTCTCGGCTGAAAGTGTAAGTAAGACCCTGACTCGCTGCCCAAATATCATAAGTTACAGTGTGGAAGATAAGCTTCGACCCACAGCCGAGTACTTTGGATCGTTGGGAGTTGATGTTGCTCTTCTGCTAGCCCGAGCTCCGCAAACTTTTGGTCTAAGTATTGAAGGTAATTTGAAGCCTGTAACTGAGTTCTTCTTGGGGATGGGATACACCATTGAAGATATACGGACTATGATTTCGAGATACGGTGCTCTCTACACTTTTAGTTTAAAAGAGAATGTTATTCCAAAGTGGGAGTTCTTTCTGACGACGGGTTACCCAAAATATGAACTTGTTAAGTTTCCACAGTATTTTGGTTATAGTCTGGAAGAGAGGATTAAACCTAGATATGCAATAGTGAAGGATAGAGGAGTAAAATTGCTCTTGAACCAGGTGCTTTCTCTGTCAGATATAGAGTTTCATAAAGTTTTGAAACGCAAATCAGAGAAGTTGCTTTCAGATTAG
- the LOC141682808 gene encoding uncharacterized protein LOC141682808, with protein sequence MMKNEESSSKKSMKMEEEDEDPPLAIQINQTPSPTVGVTVITGYLGAGKSTLVNYILNTQHGKRIAVILNEFGEEIGVERAMINEGDGGALVEEWVELANGCICCTVKHSLVQALEQLVDRKERLDHILLETTGLANPAPLASVLWLDDQLESAVKLDSIITVVDAQNLRYQLQRNSDSSSFPEAFLQIVFADVIILNKVDLVSPDDSKSVVEELEKEIHTINSLATIIRSVRCQVDLSSILDCHAYDASHATHLEALLEEHKSLTTEDLHDSGVRTLCICEPREVDLDKVRLWLEEILWEKKFGMDVYRCKGVLRISNSDQLHTLQAVREIYEIVPTRNWRSEETQMNKIVFIGHSLNEEILLDSFRACTLANP encoded by the exons ATGATGAAGAATGAAGAGAGTTCAAGCAAAAAGAGTATGAAAATGGAGGAAGAAGACGAAGACCCACCACTCGCCATCCAAATCAACCAAACCCCTTCTCCCACCGTCGGCGTTACCGTCATCACCGGTTATCTCGGCGCTGGAAAATCCACT TTAGTGAATTATATTTTGAATACCCAACATGGGAAAAGAATAGCTGTAATTTTAAATGAGTTTGGAGAAGAGATTGGAGTGGAGAGAGCTATGATTAATGAAGGTGATGGTGGTGCCCTTGTCGAAGAATGGGTCGAGTTAGCTAATGGCTGCATTTGCTGTACTGTTAAGCATAGTCTTGTTCAAGCTTTGGAGCAACTTGTTGATCGAAAAGAAAG ACTTGATCATATATTGCTAGAGACCACTGGGTTGGCAAACCCTGCTCCTCTTGCATCTGTTCTCTGGCTGGATGATCAGTTAGAATCAGCAGTTAAGCTTGACTCTATTATTACT GTTGTAGATGCCCAAAATCTTCGTTATCAGCTCCAAAGGAATAGTGACTCGTCCTCATTTCCTGAAGCATTTTTACAAATAGTTTTTGCG GATGTTATAATTCTAAACAAGGTTGATCTGGTTTCTCCAGATGATTCGAAATCTGTTGTAGAGGAACTGGAGAAGGAAATACACACCATTAATTCTTTAGCTACTATAATTCGCTCCGTCAGATGTCAAGTTGATTTGTCCAGTATCTTAGACTGTCATGCCTATGATGCTTCG CATGCTACTCATCTTGAAGCTCTATTGGAAGAACATAAATCTCTAACAACTGAAGATCTTCATGATAGTGGTGTGAGAACCTTGTGCATATGCGAACCTCGTGAGGTTGATCTAGACAAG GTTCGTCTGTGGCTTGAGGAGATTCTCTGGgaaaagaaatttggaatggatGTCTACCGGTGTAAAGGTGTTCTCAGAATTTCAAACTCAGATCAGCTTCACACTCTTCAG GCTGTCAGGGAAATATATGAGATTGTTCCCACACGCAACTGGAGGTCTGAAGAAACTCAAATGAACAAGATAGTTTTCATAG GTCATTCATTGAATGAGGAAATTCTTCTTGATTCATTTAGAGCCTGTACACTTGCAAATCCATGA
- the LOC141682480 gene encoding sister chromatid cohesion 1 protein 2-like: MFYSHQLLSKKGALGTIWFAAHSHNKLKKEDVFSTNISSAVDKILLDEVPVVTYRILAYLLLGVVRIYSKKVEYLFHDCNDVLSEVRHFITSKKCDANIEVMCAPYFSITVPERFELDAFDLEIIENLNRDHIKMQEEITLMLEGRKDETCSPSFHQSLMEEDTSHLGDSSVHATCNNNNLMSATTAEMVASTLRNSKNLDKSMEKFRSNRFSLEDCLPPMIFDEAEERADPCRVFHEYSQTDRVHMTPPNSPIISGAGANTEFSNLTGLQNEKVQIISPKIPVSLYVSIDATPESKVANSPGARTPGLMAVGTPATKEGARVSKKRKCLYYANEIVTSNEVYKAGLNYPDKGARVSKKCKCLYDADVIVITNEVYKAGLDDPSALVKKRKKTALFNNANQMSEKVFFQPLIPGVSINFSLLCEKEQKSPVKIETTRTRTKSHEIGSLSSHETFGEISIAPSWHVTNSVSQRGNNTCGSTNSERPGCARSFASVDREPSAVGVPKYDVSSMSFDSVDGELSPVQDQEVDESLMTKEEEINFCKGDDKQENYHWSTRTRAVARFLHTEFLDKKKRGENEVVKLSQAVQGKSKKRNARLFYELLALTTRGFLNVKQDKPYGDISIVETSKLKESLEADKRGR; the protein is encoded by the exons aTAAAATATTGCTAGATGAAGTTCCCGTAGTCACATATAGAATTCTAGCTTACCTGCTTCTTGGTGTGGTGAGAATATACTCAAAGAAAGTTGAGTATCTGTTCCATGACTGCAATGATGTGCTCTCTGAAGTTCGTCATTTTATTACTAGCAAAAAATGTGATGCTAACATTGAAGTCATGTGTGCACCTTATTTCTCCATCACCGTGCCAGAGAGATTTGAGCTTGATGCTTTTGATCTTGAAATCATAGAAAATTTGAACAG AGACCACATTAAAATGCAAGAAGAAATTACGCTTATGCTAGAAG GGAGAAAAGATGAAACTTGCTCTCCGTCTTTTCACCAG tCTTTGATGGAGGAAGATACTTCTCATCTTGGAGATTCTTCTGTTCACGCTACATGTAACAA TAACAATTTAATGTCTGCCACGACTGCGGAAATGGTAGCCAGCACATTGCGTAACTCAAAAAACCTGGATAAAAGCATGGAGAAATTTCGTAGTAATAGATTCTCTTTAGAGGACTGCTTGCCTCCTATGATATTTGATGAAGCTGAAGAGAGAGCAGATCCATGTAGAGTGTTTCATGAATATAGCCAAACAGATAGAGTGCATATGACTCCTCCAAATTCTCCTATAATATCGGGTGCTGGTGCAAATACGGAGTTTTCTAACTTAACGGGTCTGCAGAATGAGAAGGTTCAGATCATCTCACCAAAAATTCCAGTGTCCCTTTACGTTTCCATTGATGCAACACCGGAGTCAAAGGTTGCAAATTCTCCAG GTGCTAGAACTCCTGGTTTAATGGCTGTTGGTACGCCTGCTACTAAGGAGGGTGCTCGTGTGTCAAAGAAGCGAAAATGTCTATATTATGCTAATGAAATTGTCACATCAAACGA GGTATATAAGGCAGGGCTTAATTATCCAGACAAGGGTGCTCGTGTTTCAAAGAAGTGCAAGTGTCTATACGATGCTGATGTAATCGTAATAACAAATGA GGTATATAAGGCAGGGCTTGATGATCCAAGTGCGTTAGTAAAAAAACGTAAGAAAACTGCACTCTTCAATAATGCAAATCAAATGTCTGAGAAGGTTTTTTTTCAGCCTTTGATTCCCG GTGTTTCTATAAATTTTTCCCTCCTATGTGAAAAGGAACAAAAGAGTCCAGTAAAAATAGAAACTACCAGAACTCGTACAAAAAGCCATGAAATAGGATCCCTTAGTAGCCATGAAACATTCGGAGAAATTTCAATTGCTCCTTCATGGCATGTAACCAACTCAGTTTCACAACGTGGCAATAACACATGTGGGTCTACTAATTCGGAGAGACCGGGATGCGCAAGATCCTTTGCAAGTGTTGATAGAGAACCGTCTGCAGTTGGAGTTCCAAAATATGATGTGAGCTCGATGTCCTTTGATAGTGTTGATGGTGAACTGTCTCCCGTTCAGGATCAAGAAGTTGATGAGAGCTTGATGACCAAGGAGGAG GAAATCAATTTCTGTAAAGGAGATGATAAGCAGGAGAATT ATCATTGGTCTACAAGAACCAG AGCTGTCGCGCGATTCTTGCACACAGAATTTCTTGACAAAAAGAAGAGAGGAGAAAATGAAGTTGTGAAGTTGTCGCAGGCAGTGCAAGGAAAATCTAAGAAAAGAAATGCAAGGCTGTTTTATGAGTTACTG GCATTGACGACTCGGGGTTTTCTAAATGTGAAGCAAGATAAGCCATATGGTGATATATCAATTGTGGAGACTTCCAAATTGAAAGAGTCGCTTGAAGCTGATAAACGGGGTCGGTAA